In the Heterodontus francisci isolate sHetFra1 chromosome 8, sHetFra1.hap1, whole genome shotgun sequence genome, one interval contains:
- the LOC137373146 gene encoding glutamine synthetase, mitochondrial isoform X1 produces the protein MRISRSFLCLVKKCGNITPTNWRNQHTYKMATSASANLSKIVKKNYMELPQDGKVQAMYIWIDGTGEAVRCKTKTLDKEPKNITDLPEWNFDGSSTYQSEGSNSDMYLIPSAMFRDPFRKDPNKLILCEVFKYNRKPAETNLRNSCQKVMSMVAGEHPWFGMEQEYTLLGTDGHPFGWPSNGFPGPQGPYYCGVGADKAYGRDIVEAHYRACLYAGIHLSGTNAEVMASQWEYQVGPCEGIKMGDHLWISRFILHRVCEDFGIIASFDPKPIPGNWNGAGCHTNFSTKSMREEGGLKYIEDSIEKLGKRHQYHIRAYDPKGGLDNARRLTGHHETSNINEFSAGVANRGASIRIPRSVGQDKKGYFEDRRPSANCDPYAVTEALVRTCLLNETGDKPIEHNKN, from the exons ATGCGGATCTCTCGCAGTTTCCTGTGTCTGGTAAAAAAATGCGGCAATATCACGCCGACGAATTGGCGGAACCAACAT ACTTACAAGATGGCCACTTCAGCCAGCGCCAACCTCAGCAAAATCGTCAAGAAGAATTACATGGAGCTGCCCCAGGATGGCAAGGTGCAGGCTATGTATATCTGGATCGATGGCACAGGAGAGGCAGTCCGCTGTAAAACCAAAACCTTGGACAAGGAGCCCAAGAACATTACTG ACCTCCCAGAATGGAACTTTGATGGCTCAAGTACATATCAGTCAGAGGGGTCCAACAGCGACATGTACCtcatcccatctgccatgttccggGATCCTTTCCGTAAGGATCCAAACAAGCTCATCCTCTGTGAAGTCTTCAAGTACAACAGAAAGCCAGCAG AAACTAATCTTAGAAACTCATGCCAGAAAGTCATGTCCATGGTCGCAGGTGAACACCCATGGTTTGGAATGGAACAGGAATACACTCTTCTGGGAACAGATGGACATCCCTTTGGATGGCCTTCCAATGGGTTTCCTGGACCACAAG GGCCCTATTACTGTGGAGTTGGTGCAGACAAAGCTTACGGTAGAGATATTGTGGAAGCTCACTACCGGGCTTGTCTGTATGCTGGAATCCATCTCTCTGGCACCAATGCTGAAGTGATGGCTTCTCAG TGGGAGTACCAAGTTGGACCTTGTGAAGGTATCAAGATGGGTGACCACTTGTGGATTTCAAGGTTTATTCTGCACAGGGTGTGCGAGGACTTTGGTATCATTGCTAGCTTTGACCCGAAGCCCATTCCTGGCAACTGGAATGGGGCAGGGTGCCACACCAACTTTAGCACCAAATCCATGCGGGAAGAGGGAGGGCTGAA GTACATTGAAGACTCCATTGAAAAACTGGGCAAGAGGCATCAGTACCACATTCGTGCCTATGACCCTAAAGGAGGGTTGGACAATGCTAGGCGTTTGACAGGCCACCATGAAACCTCAAATATCAATGAGTTCTCAGCTGGCGTTGCCAATAGAGGAGCTAGCATCCGAATCCCTCGATCTGTTGGCCAGGACAAGAAAGGCTACTTTGAAGACCGCCGTCCCTCTGCTAATTGTGACCCTTATGCAGTCACAGAAGCATTGGTCCGCACATGCCTATTGAACGAGACTGGGGACAAGCCTATTGAGCACAACAAAAACTAA
- the LOC137373146 gene encoding glutamine synthetase, mitochondrial isoform X2, with amino-acid sequence MATSASANLSKIVKKNYMELPQDGKVQAMYIWIDGTGEAVRCKTKTLDKEPKNITDLPEWNFDGSSTYQSEGSNSDMYLIPSAMFRDPFRKDPNKLILCEVFKYNRKPAETNLRNSCQKVMSMVAGEHPWFGMEQEYTLLGTDGHPFGWPSNGFPGPQGPYYCGVGADKAYGRDIVEAHYRACLYAGIHLSGTNAEVMASQWEYQVGPCEGIKMGDHLWISRFILHRVCEDFGIIASFDPKPIPGNWNGAGCHTNFSTKSMREEGGLKYIEDSIEKLGKRHQYHIRAYDPKGGLDNARRLTGHHETSNINEFSAGVANRGASIRIPRSVGQDKKGYFEDRRPSANCDPYAVTEALVRTCLLNETGDKPIEHNKN; translated from the exons ATGGCCACTTCAGCCAGCGCCAACCTCAGCAAAATCGTCAAGAAGAATTACATGGAGCTGCCCCAGGATGGCAAGGTGCAGGCTATGTATATCTGGATCGATGGCACAGGAGAGGCAGTCCGCTGTAAAACCAAAACCTTGGACAAGGAGCCCAAGAACATTACTG ACCTCCCAGAATGGAACTTTGATGGCTCAAGTACATATCAGTCAGAGGGGTCCAACAGCGACATGTACCtcatcccatctgccatgttccggGATCCTTTCCGTAAGGATCCAAACAAGCTCATCCTCTGTGAAGTCTTCAAGTACAACAGAAAGCCAGCAG AAACTAATCTTAGAAACTCATGCCAGAAAGTCATGTCCATGGTCGCAGGTGAACACCCATGGTTTGGAATGGAACAGGAATACACTCTTCTGGGAACAGATGGACATCCCTTTGGATGGCCTTCCAATGGGTTTCCTGGACCACAAG GGCCCTATTACTGTGGAGTTGGTGCAGACAAAGCTTACGGTAGAGATATTGTGGAAGCTCACTACCGGGCTTGTCTGTATGCTGGAATCCATCTCTCTGGCACCAATGCTGAAGTGATGGCTTCTCAG TGGGAGTACCAAGTTGGACCTTGTGAAGGTATCAAGATGGGTGACCACTTGTGGATTTCAAGGTTTATTCTGCACAGGGTGTGCGAGGACTTTGGTATCATTGCTAGCTTTGACCCGAAGCCCATTCCTGGCAACTGGAATGGGGCAGGGTGCCACACCAACTTTAGCACCAAATCCATGCGGGAAGAGGGAGGGCTGAA GTACATTGAAGACTCCATTGAAAAACTGGGCAAGAGGCATCAGTACCACATTCGTGCCTATGACCCTAAAGGAGGGTTGGACAATGCTAGGCGTTTGACAGGCCACCATGAAACCTCAAATATCAATGAGTTCTCAGCTGGCGTTGCCAATAGAGGAGCTAGCATCCGAATCCCTCGATCTGTTGGCCAGGACAAGAAAGGCTACTTTGAAGACCGCCGTCCCTCTGCTAATTGTGACCCTTATGCAGTCACAGAAGCATTGGTCCGCACATGCCTATTGAACGAGACTGGGGACAAGCCTATTGAGCACAACAAAAACTAA